Below is a genomic region from Haliotis asinina isolate JCU_RB_2024 chromosome 14, JCU_Hal_asi_v2, whole genome shotgun sequence.
gtaactagAGCAGGCTAGACTGGTTTGACATCGAGACAACGGGGTCCCTAGTAACGCCTGTTGGCTTTGGAGATTCCAACTATACGTAACAAGCTGGTTGAAAAGCAATGAGGTGTTTCGTTGACATGACTAGAGACCATATGAGGAGATTATTTTATATGGAGTTAAAGAGCTGGTTACAAGACGCTGGGTGTTGGACAATGTGTACAAGTGAATATGGACCTAATTGGATGTGACGACGATGCAAGTAAATACAACCCGTTACAATACATGTTTCTTGTCACGTTTTTAACAATGGGTTAACCGGGGCGAAAAGACTATGGGTGATGGTGGCTTTGTTTCAGAGGATATTTTGAATGAGCTCTGTTTACGTTTACAAGGCTGGGCTGTCAAAGTAAAATTTatgatgcaacatatgtcatatttgggatttcactttcttagtactttttttggttgagtcccatctgggattcgaacccgcaccctcacagtcaagcacctaatcagtcgcctagcccgctcagccaccgcgacttccacttcCACATAATTGTTGGCATATATTTGGTAGACCTTGGGCTGGCTTCGGGGCTGAAGTGAGGCAAGAGTGAGTCTTACCACCTGATCGCGTTATTCAAGCAGAAATGACAGAGGACCCGTTCTAAATTTTCACGAGTCCCACAGGCGGGTAAGACCTGACCTCTAGAAACCCACAACGATCTCGTCAGGCTCTTAAgtgaatcggatggtcaggttcggtTGCCTTGACAAGTGCGTGTCCTTGTATACCCAGAGGCGTGGGTAGCTGTTCATAAagccagtcactggattttctgatccagaTACTTGGCGATGGGGTAGTTTAGTAGTTCACGCGTTGGCTCGTCTCaccaaagacacgggttcgattctccacatgggtacgatgtgtgaaatcccccccccccccccccccccgaatattgctggaatattgttaaaaccggtgtgaaaccatactcaccaactcactcactcacagatccAGTTTACTGTGTTTACTGTGAGTGATCGATTGAGAGAGTATGGGTTTACGTCACcttaagtaatattccagcaatatcctggcAGGGGGCACCAGACATGAGCGTTCCAGATTAGAAAGATAACGAGGTATGAATGTGAGTATAATGCTGCAGTATCGTGGCCTTCGTTCTGTGTCACCTCCTTTGCCTTGTGCAGGTAAAACGCTGCGCGTTTTCAGATAAATATCATTAATTGCTCAAAACCACAACGATTTCAGCATGGTCGATGCCAGACGACTCTAAGGTCAATATTCAAACCAGATTTTAGACAGCACGATACGCCAGAGACCATATAGCATATgattatgcatgtacaattaACACTTTCACGTAGTTGTTATTTCATCCTCACATATCCTCGTATAGCGAATAGCGAATCACACATAAGACGTCGCCATttgaaaaaaaccaaacacGCATGTACATCTCTAATTACCTCAAGAAAGTAAAcaattaaaataaaaacaaatcaaatacatgtacaggcaCTTTTTGTTTACATCAACTTTGGAAACATGGACTCTTCTCGTCTGgtattcgagtgagtgagtgggtgaatttactttttacgccgcttgtagcgaTATTCGAGCAatacatcacggcgggggactaAGAAAGTGGTACCCAGGTGGAGATTTGAGCCTGAGTCTTGGGCGTTACGAGCGAAGGTTTTAACTTATAGTCTACCTCACTGTCCCGTCTAGCATCGAATATAAACATGCTAGTAACATGCTAGTCTACCAAGTCGTGACTATGCATGCAGTTGGTGTGCTCGGATAAATCCTTGCATAGCGTAGGAGTACAGTAGCTTGAAGCAGGGAGATTATACGAGCGCTTCAAATAATATTGACCCGTGAATGGTGGACATTGACCTATGACCTGAATTACAGCATGATCGACTGAGATCTTGTGTACGTATTTTCAATATCAAGTAAATCACGATGTGTATGCTCAATATGGCAGGATAATATGACATTTGAGAAACGCACAAAGGCCATTGCCATCAATGCCCAGTATGTGTGCATGGGCCAGACATACCAATGATCATATCCAGTATGGATTCAAACCTGATGCtactgtgaagatccgggttacaataggtcttcggcccatgcttgtcactggTGGTGACTGACTGGATGCACACGTCagcttcactgacttggttgatgtagAACATACCGTTTTCTTAGTTTTATGTCAGTCTGCTGTCAACCATGTTGTTGCTGTAGCTACCCGGCCTCCATATCCTGGTCACCACATTCCTCATATGTGGTAACCGAACGTGCAGTTCATGTGTGTGGTGCGTTCATGTCTGTATCCTTGTAGTGGTCAGGGGATAATAAACAACACAGCTTCTAGGTGATGTGTTCTGTGTTGGCCAAGTGATAACACTacagttgacacgtcatctttTCCCAAatacatagattgatgctcaagctgttgatctctggattgcctggtctatACTCGATTATACAAAGACTGAGTGTTTCGTTAAACAACCAAAGCCAAAATCAAATCTGCCAGTGaagccttaaacaacaaacaaacctgtgATCAGTCCTTTGTACATTTAAGGGAAACAATTTTACAAAGTATATTCCAGGGAAGAAAATTGTGACATAAATAACTTCTTTTCACAATggaatttcattttttctgtAATTCCAATAAAAGAACGAGAGACTAAATCTGTTTGAGACCAGTTTAATCtattttcatatacatgtcACCTGGATACAGGTGTAAGGGACAGACGCAAGCAATGAAAACTAGACAcagatatgtatatacatatgtgcatccagtgtgtgaaatagacCAGCCTGTGGTTAATAAAACTCCACTTGGGCCAGTAAAACTCAAGTCTCTGGTTCTACTGActggtgaattttcatggaGTCATTTTGTcttgttaaattataactcacttcTAGATCATGCAaaattatggcctgataaaaatgcttatcatattagcagcttaataATAAAACCCATGCAGACAATATTTTATTCTCAtctatttttgtaatctttGGCTTAGTTTGTACATTTAAATtttgggctagtgaattattttgggGGGCCAGTAACCTTCTGGCATAGGTAGCCCCAgtggctagcaaaatttggaaaataGTTAGCACACTGAGCACATCCACAATTAAACACTCAACACATCTCTCAGAATTAAGCTAGCTGGATCATGAAGTTCTTTCATAAATCCAGTTCTAAATGTACATTAACTAAAATTGATTGGCTCAGCCCCCTTACAGTAAAAGAGTATATCTTGCattaacatgtacatatacaagaTATGTAATCACaataaaacagtgaaacaaCACTTATTTCACAAACACTGACAAGTAAAACTGTCATGACGACATGTTTATAATTGTTTCTCAATATGGAGAGCAGtaataaaatcatatttttcataaataactgaaatagtaacatattaaaaaaaacagaatagTTCTGAGGGTATCAAGTGTTTTGGCTCACTAGAAATTACCAGTATTTCATAAAAACTAACATACTATTTTCTTAAACAACCATCATCTACTGTGACAGAGATATCTCAGATAGCATTACATCATACAGTTTACACAagaatatatgtaatatttctcattgatatattacatatttcaaTGAATAATTTAAGTATTATTTCACAATAAATTAGCAGTATGGCATATATACAACCTAGCAAAAAAGTAAAAAGAATGTAATCAAGGTTAGTACCCGTAATTATAACTGTCAGagtgtttaaaaaaaatatatttgtcctGATTACTGTGCCATTTAAACAGAGCTGAGTGTGAAAAAAAATTAGATGTGAGAGACACAGAAATAATAGTAAAAACGTAAAATATGGACATCACAATGCCAGCATGAGGTATACTCAAAGACTAGAGACCAGTGTCACTTCCAGAAACACTTGGCATTCCCCAAGCAAAGTATTTCATATCTAGTTAAAGTTAATTGCCAAACATAGGTAACAATTATTTTGCGTGAAAACCCATTTCACCTGTATTTCAGTAATGAGTGATTTGGCTTTAACAACATTTTAACAGTTTTATCATGGTGTGATATGTTTATTTGGAAGGAAGGCCAAAATAATGCTGATTTTACGTAAGCCAGGAGCAATggtatgttgttgacaaaccaagaaacgtAAAATGTAGACTGTTTTACAGGCTCCACAtgtccaagggacacaactctgcaagCAACTTGCAGGATGTTAGCTGACTTACCTACCTTTCTCCAGCATCAGAAATAGGAAGAAAATCCCAATATTCATAACAGGATATAAATTTCTAGACAGTTACCAACAAATACAGGAATAGGGTTAAATGACCCAAGGTTCATAGTCAGGACTATACAACAGATCAGAATCCACGACTAGCCAAGTCGTTTCTGAAAAtggacacaactctgtacagcAAGGGGGACTCAAATCAAAGGCTTGTGAATGGATACAGGTTGTTCAACTTGACGTGATCAAGTGAATACATGTActaatgcattgcatggtcatgtCACAGCTGGTTGGGTccattattgtgaaggggtgtgcCTCTGTAagctgattgtcaacatgtccgaacagccgagacaaggtggccgtttgacatctcagtgtatAAAAACcgtcagcaatgtcataactttctttaaacacttagctacagatggtttaatgttccCATACAGGCTCCTTGGcagcaaacagaaacagtgaatcagattctgaaagtaACTGACTTTACATTGTCAAATTAGTAAACCAAACTAGATAGCTTATGACTGTAAAGCAATTGAACtaaaacaattgttttcatGCATGTTTCACATGAacgcaacaataacaacattctCCGCTCCCCCTATTTAATGAACTTAACTCAACCAGCTGCATGTGCAATTTGACCTCccaggtcatgcatatgtagtgACCTTCCAGGTCAAGCTGAATAACCTGTAGCTCAAAACTTGAATCTTCAACTGAATAAtgtgttattttaaaaaattagaaACAAACTGGAACCAGCACTGCTGGTTATAATGTCAATATATTAATACACTTTTGTAAACATTGGAACACATTATTTTGAAGCACtatcaataacaaaacaaattccaGATGTGCCAATGATGGGTTTGAATGTTCCAATACATCCTCAGAAAACTACAAGTAGGGATAAACCTCGGCCAATGCCCCACACAAGTTTTTAGCTAAATGTATGTACTTAATTTGTATGTTAATAAACTGTTTTGATATACTCATGCCTTTTGCTTGAGACATGATCATTCACGATCATGAACGAAAACCGAAAACAAAAGTTaccaaatgaaatatgtttagaaACATACGCTTTCATAGGCTGAACTGTTACCACAACCAATCAAGGATATTATTGAAAGAGGATTAAAAGTAGCTTAATTCATAGTCTTTAGCATGATTGTGGCAAACGATAATATTTATTGCATTCTATTTGCTTTGGCCACACCTGCAATTTTTGGCTGcagcattttcaaatattttgagtCCATAGGAAGCAACCCAAAGTTCTGCCAACGGAAATTCATATTTTGATGCCTCAGAAACGCATCCTAGGTTTATCCCTGTATAAGTGGATGAGGTGGTCTGATTCACCAATTCCAAAAGATGTAAGTTTGTAAGATTCTACCAATTCCATGGAGTCATacctcataatatcaatcactggataggtcactgccatataactggaacattgctgagaatGGCAAACAACAAAGGTAAACTGTGTTTAAGAAATAAGACTTAAATCTTTTTCACAAATAGTCAAAGTGTGTCCTTAAATACAGCAGACCTTTAACACAAGTTGATAATATAGTCTTCAGTATTACAGGCAAAACAATAAATCTTTGTGTTTCCGGCAACTCTGCCAAGTTATCATTCATTTATACCTTGCAATATTATCACATCTTACTTATCCAGAAGACTGGACAAAACAAGGAGTAAAATATGATAAGTTAAATGCCTCCGATGAATACACAAATGAAGGATGATCAATCACATACAGCACCAACAACCTGCAGCATTAAAAGTCTGTCTCAATACTGAAATAGACATCTGCAAATTTATCAAAACCAATCAACAAACTGCCATCTGGTTTTACTTTCACTGGGAACACTTTTGCAGTCACTTTTCTTCCTTTGGGCATCTTGACCTGTCCAGTGTCAAGGTCAAATCTCCAGCTATGCCATGGACAACGAACACAAAGCCCTCCTCCTGGTAGATCTTCAATGTCCCCTAAGTGGAGGGGGCCTCCTGGAAACAAAGGTACACATATGTTTTAATTTTGaagattttctttctttttttttccaaatataaCTTTGTTGTCTTACTAGCAATGACAAAGTTTAATTTAAGTTTGCTACCAGTGTTTCCCCTAAGCATAAAAAtttaggagtcatcatgactccctggtgtcatgagagggagtcatcgACATGCATTTGGGAGTCAAATTTAATCAGTGTTTGCCCTTGGCATAAAAAAGttaggagtcatcatgactccctggtgtcatgagagggagtcatcgACATATTTTGAGAGCCAAATATGTATGTTTTCGGTATCATGGGAAACACTGATTACCATATTCCCATGTAAATGACTGAAAAGTACCGAGAGATTCAAAACACATTTCCACTTTGTGGCTAAAATTTGATCACAATGGAacaagttgagtgagtgagtaagtttagttttactctgcactcagcaaaaaTCAAACTATATGGCAGAGgtcagtaaatattcgaatcttCACcttgcaatccagtgatcaacagcatgagcactgaacTACACAAaagggacacaatgacatgtgtcaacaaagtcagcctgaccacatgaccacgtaagtcgcctcttacaacaagcatggcttaATGCAGAAAACATTTCAACCCAGATCGTCATGGGTTTGGAGCAGCTAGAAGATATCTGAAGCCTATGATGACTCTAGACATCCTCTAATgtttcatgctgatgatcacttcGGCTTGTTCAGATGAGATGCTGAGAGATAACTGATGGATTTTGTAACTCATATATTCTCAAGTCTGTCATTGACCAAAATGACAGGGTTTGCCATTCACTCTATCAGCCAATCAGGCTTGAACAACATGGTTGAGAAAACTATTCAAGAAAGCTAACAGTATTTTCTGTCTTTTTCCATGTCCTATAGTTTGAGATAACGAGAATAATATTTGCAACCAAGTTTTCAAATAACTCTTAATTTATGTGTTCATTTGTAATTCAACATGTAAGTGTATTATCTGTGAGTTATATGACCTGATGATGACAGAATATCAGTATGATCCACAAAACAGTTTGTCTTGAAAATGTAGGTCTTTCATCTAATGGTTCATACAAGGGAAATGTCGATGACACAgtcatgtcatcatatgccAATGTAATATATCAATGCCCGTGTttttttatcactggattgtctggtcaagactcattTAATTACAGAAtcacagactgccatcatatagctggaatattgctcagtgcagctTTTAACAGGGCTTACAAAAGTAGTGTTTTTCCAGGTATGGTCTACACTGTCAACAAGTTACCTGCATGAGGGCACCGTTCCCTGATAGCATACACCTGCCGATGATACCTGAACAGAGCGATCTTCTCTTCATTACACTCAACAACAGACCCTGTCTGACTGGTTTGCCTGGCAAGACCTCGCTGCATAACAACTGTCTTCTGTTTGCACTTCTGTACTGGATCCGACCAGTCaaacaaatctgaaaatttaAACAGGAAATGAATATATGCAATGCCTTTtgacacaaaaatgaaaaatgtcaatGTCATACTTGAAATAATTACTTTGTGATAGAAAAAAAGTTGAGATTCTACTtggtcacaaaatgtaatttaagtaatctacagttaaaacaattttattcattttcatttaacaTACCCATATGGTTCATTAATATAGACATTTCAAATATTCAGCACAGatttttattttagatacaaccagggtgccattgtacaaagcgatctgaGTGATAAGtagattgtaactcccatactttaacatagacttaaggtcgtcttagcgctaagactgatTTGTGCAAAAGCAGCCTGGTATCATTTTACTCCGTGACTGACAAGACAGGTGTACACAAATAGCTGATGTTTCAAAAAGCACTGACATCGATCGACAGGAACTCTATATGTATTAGAGGACAGTTTTCAGCTGACAAGATGTTTTACTTCACTGGAGTTTAATGAATTCAGTGACCATGCACTGTTCTCTGTAGCAATTGCCGGCAAAAGGAGTTTATCCACCCCTAGTATTGAGAGCCAGACACAAGTATATTATAAATGGGAAGACAAGTATACAGTCTTACAGAGAGAGTTTACAGGACAGGATGGATGAAATTAGTGAGTCAATTGTGAACTGTACAGGTGATTATATtagtgaaactgtaagttgaGTTACCGATATTTTGGTGCAAACAGCCAGACCATACACTGAGAAGACTTTTACCAACAATGTGATTAAAACGGAATTTTTAGGGGAAAGGAATCCAGATGGTTTGATAAGGAGTGTGAAGTGCATAAACTGCAATACTGGAatgcattaaaaatatttaataaaaatatgacagataaCAGGATCGATCTATGTGAGAAGAAGAAAACATACAAGCATGTGTGCAGACGTAAAAGGCGACAGTTTACAAGGAGCAAGTGCAGGAGATTACAAGGCATTAAGGCATAGGCAGCCCTGGGAATTCTGGAAATACTTTAAATCACATAGAAACATGAATGAAACGGACATTTCTTGTAACAACTTCatgaatcatttaaaaaatattgctGGTTCTTTTAGTAGCCCATCATGTGACGATGTTGACAACACCGTGAAAACAAGTATGACCAATTATAATGAAGCTCTGTATGATGAACTGCAATGTGACATCACTACTATAGAGGTGTGTCAAGCAATtagaaatctgaaaaataataaatcgtCTGGACTAGACCGAGTTATGAATGACcatatttcaaatgtacatGTGAACTGATGATCAATGACATTAGTAAACTGATTAATGTAATCTTATCATCTGGTATATATCCAAAGTCCTGGACCAATGGAGTTATCATTCCCTTGCATAAAAAAAGGAGACGCTCATTTAACGTCGAATTATCGTGGCAAGACAATTAATAGCTGCTTTGCAAAAGTATTTTCATCTGTATTGAATAACAGACTTATGTTATGGGTTGACAAATATAACATCATTTCAGATGCCCAGTTTAGATTCAGACATGGTTACTCGACTGTGGATGCATTATTTGTACTCCAGGGACTTGTCAGCATCTATCTAAACGAAAATAAATGCctttattgttgttttgttgaccTTATAAAGCCGTTTGATAGTGTCTACAGAGATGACTTTTTGCTTAAATTACATAACCTGGGAATATGTGTTGAAATATGGACTATTATTGAGGTTAAAGCATGCGTTAGATATAATCTGACTATTTCCATGTTACTGTTGGTATAAAACAGGGTGAGGTAATGTCTCccatattattttccttcttcatggaACATCTCAAAATGATGCTCCAAGAAAACATTGATAGTGGACTTTGGATTGAATATGTTAATCTGTTCCTTATATTGTTTGCTGATGACATGATCTTGCTTGCGGAATCACTGTGCGGACTCGAACACTCtctgaaatgtgtgaagcccattttctggtgtcccccgccatgatattgctggaatattgctaaaagcggcgtaaaactaaactcactcactctgcataGTTTGCATGAATACTGTGGTGACTGGGGCCTACAAGTTAACTGTATGAAGACAAAAGTGATGGTTTTCCGCAAAAGACGAAGATTAAAACAGGATGAACATTGGCATTTTAATACTATGCCGCTTGAGGTTGTAGATGAATTTAACTACTTAGGTAATATGATTACATATACAGGTAATTTTGGACTTACGCAAACAAT
It encodes:
- the LOC137261613 gene encoding Rieske domain-containing protein-like; protein product: MEDKIYIPVTGVQVSDLFDWSDPVQKCKQKTVVMQRGLARQTSQTGSVVECNEEKIALFRYHRQVYAIRERCPHAGGPLHLGDIEDLPGGGLCVRCPWHSWRFDLDTGQVKMPKGRKVTAKVFPVKVKPDGSLLIGFDKFADVYFSIETDF